The Lycium ferocissimum isolate CSIRO_LF1 unplaced genomic scaffold, AGI_CSIRO_Lferr_CH_V1 ctg22929, whole genome shotgun sequence genome includes a window with the following:
- the LOC132043310 gene encoding cleavage and polyadenylation specificity factor subunit 3-I-like, whose translation MASTGQPQSSLKRPSPAVNREGDKLSITPLGAGNEVGRSCVYMTFKGKTIMFDCGIHPAYSGMSALPYFDEIDPSTIDVLLVTQ comes from the exons ATGGCATCTACTGGACAACCGCAATCGTCTTTGAAGAGACCTAGTCCTGCAGTTAATAGAGAAGGAGATAAACTGAGTATCACTCCTTTAGGGGCTGGAAATGAAGTGGGACGGTCCTGTGTTTACATGACTTTTAAAGGGAAAACAATCATG TTTGACTGTGGCATTCATCCAGCTTACTCAGGCATGTCTGCGTTGCCctattttgatgaaattgatcCTTCAACtattgatgttcttcttgttACCCAGTAA